GACGGCCAGGTCAAGATCCGCGGCAACCGGGTCGAGCTGGGCGAGGTGCAGAGCCGGCTGGCCACGTACCCCGGGGTGCGGGACGCGGTCGTGGTGGACCGGGACGCGGCGGGGCTCGGCGCGCACCTCGTCGGGTACTACGTCGCGGCGGACGATCTCGACCCGGGCGCGTTGCGCGCGCACTGCGCCGACGCGCTGCCCGGTTACATGGTGCCCAGCCGGTTCGCCCGCATCCCGCGGATCCCGCTGACCGCCAACGGCAAGCTGGACCGCGCGGCCCTGACCGGGCCGGCCGACGACGCCGGGCCGGTACGCGCCGCGCCGTCGAACCCGACGGAGGCGGCCATCGCCGAGATCTGGGCCAGCGTGCTCGGCCTGCCCGAGGTGGGCGTGCACGACAACTACTTCACCATCGGCGGGGACTCCATCCTCAGCCTGCGCATCCGCGCCCAGGCGGAACGGCGCGGCATCCACTTCTCCCTGGCCGACCTGGTGCGGCACAGCACCGTCGCCGAGCTGGCGCTGCGGGTCCGTACCGGCGCCGAGCGGACCGAGACGCCGCGGTTGGCGCCCTTCGAGCTGGTCGCCGGGGTGGACCGGAGCCGGCTGGCCGGCACGGCGGGAGTGGTCGACGCGTACCCGGCCACCCGGATGCAGCTCGGTCTGCTCTATCACAGCCGGGAACGGGAACGGACCGCCGTCTTCCACGACGTCTTCCGTTACACGCTGCGGATGCCCTGGCGGGAGGAGGCGTTCCGGGCCGCCGTCGAACGGCTCGTCGCCCGGCACCCGACCTTGCGTACCGGCTTCGACCTCGGCGGGTACGCCGAGCCCCTGCAACTCGTCCACGACCGGGTCGAGGGCGGGCTGGAGGTCGTCGACCTGCGGCCGCCGGGGGCGGCCGACTGCGGGTCGGCGTGGGCCGAGCGGGCGGAGCGGGAGATCGAGGCCCACGTCCGGCAGCGGCGCTACCGGCGGTACGACGTCGAGCGTCCTCCGCTGTACCTGTTCCGGATGCACGTCCTGCCCGACCGGCTGGAGCTGGTGCTCAGCTTCCACCACGCCATCCTGGACGGTTGGAGCGTGGCCAGCCTGATCGCCGAGCTGTGCCAGGACTACCGGCACGGACTGGACCCGGCGAGCCCGCCGGCGCCGGCCGGGACGCCACCGTCCCCCGCGTACCACGCCGCGGCCGAGCGGGCGGCGCTGGAGAGCGCGGCGTCCCGTCGCTACTGGCGGGACAAGCTCGACCCGGTGACGCCGGCCCAGTTCGACGGGTTCCGCGCGCACCAGGCGCCGGGCGACGGGTCAGCCGTGGTACGTCGGCTCGACCTGCCGGCCGACCTGGACCGGGCGGTCGACCGGTTCGCCCGCCGGCATGCCCTGCCGGTCAAGTCGATCCTGCTGGCGGCGCACTGCCTGACGTTGCGGCTGTTCGCCGGTGGCGCGACGGTGACGACCGGCCTGGTCACCCACGGTCGGCCCGAACGCGACGGCGCGGAACGGACCGCCGGCCTCTTCCTCAACACCCTGCCGATCCTCCTCGACGCCACCGACGGCACCTGGCGGGACGTGGTGGCGGCGCTGTACCGGCAGGAGCGGGACGACCATCCCCACCGGCGGTACCCGCTGAGCGCCATCGTCGAGGAGACCGGCGCGGCGCTGTCCACCGCCTTCAACTACGTGCGCCTGCGTGGGCTGGCCGGTCTCGCCGCCGACGGGACGCTCGTCGACTTCCGGACCTGGGAGGAGACCAACTTCGCCCTGCTGGTCAACGTCATCGTCGGCCCGGACGGCGACCGGCTGGGCCTGCGGGTCGACTGTGACGGCGCGCTCGTCGGACCGGACCAGGCCGACCTGGCCGTCGACACCCTGCTGCGGATCCTGGAACGGATCGTGACCCGGCCGGACGAGCCGGTCGACCTCGGCTTCCTGCCCCCGGCCGGGCCGGCGGGGACGGCCACCGACGCCGGGTCGGCTGACCTGGCCACGGCCCCCGCCGGGCCAGGCGGCCCGACCACGGCCGACGCCGGGCAGCCACCGGCCGACGTGGTACGCCTCTTCGCCGCGCAGGTGGCCCGGGATCCGGGGGCGACGGCCGTGACGCACGGTGACCGCCGGTGGAGCTACGGTCAGCTAGACCGGGCCGCGGAGCAGGTCGCGCGCCGGCTGGTCACGCTCGGCGCGGCCGGGAGCCGGATCGGGATCGCCCTGGACCGCTCACCGGAGCTGATCGCCACCGTGCTCGGGGTGCTCCGGGCGGGCGCGGCCTGCGTGCCGCTGGACGTGAGCTATCCGGCGCGCCGGCTGGCCCTGATGGTCGCCCAGGCCCGGCCACTGCGGGTGGTGACCCAGCGCCGGCACGTCGGCCTGATCGACGACGCGTCACTGGCGCTGCCGGTGGAGTCGATCCTCGACCCGCCGGACCTCGACACCCGGGGCGGCGTCGACGCCCCGGAGGACGCCGACCGGCCGCCGCTACCGGACATCGCCCCGGAGAGCACCGCGTACCTGCTCTTCACCTCCGGCTCGACCGGTCGGCCCAAGGGGGTGCCGATGCCGCACCGGGCGCTGGCCAACCTGGTGCGGTGGCAGCTCGGGCAACCCAGCGGCACGGGCGCCCCGGCCACCCTCCAGTTCGCGCCGCTGAGCTTCGACGTCTCGTTCCAGGAGATCTTCGCGACCCTCTGCGCCGGCGGCCGGCTGCACCTGGTCGGCGAGGAGGACCGGCAGGCGCCGGCGGAGCTGCTGCGCATCCTCGACCGCGAGGAGGTGGAACGGGTCTTCCTGCCGTACGTGGCCCTGCAGGAGCTGGCCCGCACCGGGCAGGCGCTCGGGTTGCGTCCGCGCCGGCTGCGGGTGCTCGTCTCGGCCGGCGAGCAACTGCGGGTCACCGAGGAGATCCGCGCCTTCTGCGCCGGGCTCGACGGCGTGCTGCTGGAGAACCAGTACGGGCCGACCGAGACGCACGTGGTGACCAGCCATCCGATGACCGGCGATCCGGCCGGCTTCCCCGTCCTGCCGCCGATCGGCCGACCGGTGGACGGCAGCGAGGCGCTGGTGCTGGACGCCCGGATGCGCCCGGTGCCGGTGGGCGTGCCGGGGGAGCTGTACCTGGGTGGGATCTGCCTCGCCGACGGCTACCACGACGATCCGGAGCTGACCCGACGACGGTTCGTCGACCGCCCCGGCGGCGGTCCGACCGCGCGCCTGTTCCGCACCGGTGACCTGGCCCGCGTCCTGCCCGACGGCAGCATCGTCTGGCTGGGCCGCGACGACGACCAGGTCAAGGTACGCGGCTTCCGGGTCGAGCCGGCCGAGGTGGAGATGGCCGTCCTGTCGCTGTCGCCGGACGACGCCGCGCTCCGGCAGGTCGCGGTGGTGGCCCGCCGGCGCGGCGACGCGGACGCCTTCCTGGCCGCCTTCCTGGTCGGTGACGCGGACCGGGTCGATCTCGGTGACCTACGGTCCCGGCTGCGGGCGCTGCTGCCGGAGCACCTGGTGCCGGCCCGGTTCGAGTGGCTGCCGGAGCTGCCGAGGACCGCCAGCGGCAAACGGGACGACGCCGCGCTGCGGGCGCTGCCGCTGGCCGCCGTGTCGCGCGTCGACGCCGCGCCGCCCCGGGACCCCTACGAGCGCCACCTGGTCGAGATCCTCGCGGAGCTGCTGCACCTGCCGACGGTCGGCGTCCGGGACGACTTCTTCGACCTGGGCGGCACGTCGCTGACCGCGATGCGGCTGATCGTGCTGATCGAGCACCGGTACGACGTACGGCTGCCGTTGGCCACCTTCGTCGCCGGCCCGACCGTCGAGCAGTTGGCGGCCTGGCTGCGTACGGCGGGCACGGCGGCGACCCCGGCCTACGACCCGGTGGTGCCGATCCGCGTCGGCGGCGCCCGCCGGCCGATCTTCGTCGTCCATCCACTCGGCGGCAACGTGCTCTGCTACGCCCGGTTGGGTCGTGAGCTGCCGGACGACCAGCCGCTCTACGCCCTCCAGGCGGCCGGTATCGAGCCCGGCACCGAGCCGCTGACCAGCGTGCCCGAGCTGGCCCGGGCCTACCTCGCGGCGATCCGGCGGGTGCAGCCCGACGGGCCGTACACCCTGGCCGGCTGGTCGTTCGGCGGTTTCGTGGCCTTCGAGATGGCCCGGCAGTTGCGGCAGGGCGACCCGGACGCGGTGGCGCACCTGATCCTGCTCGACCCGATCGCCCGGGACTTCCGGCAGCGCCCACCGGCGGACGACCACGCCCTGCTGGAGTGGTTCTTCTGGGAGCTGATCTGGCAGGAACGCGGCGGTCGGGCGCCGGTGGTGGGGATCCCGGCGGAGCTGGACGACGAGGCGAAGTTCGACTTCATCGCCGGGCGCGCGGTGGCGGCGGGGCTGCTGCCGTCCGGGGCCTCGACCGCGCCGGTCCGCCGGCTGTA
The sequence above is a segment of the Micromonospora sp. WMMD882 genome. Coding sequences within it:
- a CDS encoding non-ribosomal peptide synthetase, whose protein sequence is MPRSGPAPLTPYQRDIWASAAHLPESPQFNCSVSVRFTGPLDVDLLRECLGRALDRNDAFRLRFAESDGVPYQWVTPEAPPIRLVDLSATPDPWSSCLAWQDRADDRPIRPDGGAMCEVTLLRESDTVTHLHVKAHHIVVDGWALHLFVARVREDYATVSRTGRPSASAPPAYLDVAGRSATYLGSPDWERDRAALRATLDEPAEGLFHRTVTPARRRSVRYRFPIERALVDRLREQGDSPYAFVVAMLAVQLSRVRQHDRVVLGIPLGNRHDEDERQVAGLFANLLPLVVRPDPTESPRELAGRIRLALRQLRQHERLPLGDLLRGGVPTGEAPRRPFDVTVTHLRWPPHAEIPGVRTETGVHGRAHHQDALALYVNELDPTGDLTVELDYAADVFDADFPIAAFARQLRVLLRHGVELADKPLTGVSMFTPAERRDLLGRWNRTRHDHPLERTLPELLEEQAARTPDRPAVVAPDPRRSLTYAELDALTERAARALRADGVGPGDRVAVLVERGPRMLVAILATLRAGAAYLPLDCGFPEQRIRHLVADGGVRALIVDEGSPVVEPPPAGVVVRSVDALLAAAGSDRPAPVAGARDLAYVIYTSGSTGNPKGVMVEHRSVINRLAWMQRQYPLDAGDVLLQKTPISFDVSVWELFWWTLAGARLALLPPGAEKDPREMVDTMTRQQVTVVHFVPSMLGPFLDLLEAEPALRPGLARLRYVFCSGEALPPAHVRRFNRIFASAGRRPALVNLYGPTEATVDVSWFDCPTDPADPVRRVPIGRPIDNLRMYVLGADGEPQPCGAAGELYVAGVGVARGYLGRPDLTRERFTDDPFVPGERMYRTGDLARRLADGTIEYLGRRDGQVKIRGNRVELGEVQSRLATYPGVRDAVVVDRDAAGLGAHLVGYYVAADDLDPGALRAHCADALPGYMVPSRFARIPRIPLTANGKLDRAALTGPADDAGPVRAAPSNPTEAAIAEIWASVLGLPEVGVHDNYFTIGGDSILSLRIRAQAERRGIHFSLADLVRHSTVAELALRVRTGAERTETPRLAPFELVAGVDRSRLAGTAGVVDAYPATRMQLGLLYHSRERERTAVFHDVFRYTLRMPWREEAFRAAVERLVARHPTLRTGFDLGGYAEPLQLVHDRVEGGLEVVDLRPPGAADCGSAWAERAEREIEAHVRQRRYRRYDVERPPLYLFRMHVLPDRLELVLSFHHAILDGWSVASLIAELCQDYRHGLDPASPPAPAGTPPSPAYHAAAERAALESAASRRYWRDKLDPVTPAQFDGFRAHQAPGDGSAVVRRLDLPADLDRAVDRFARRHALPVKSILLAAHCLTLRLFAGGATVTTGLVTHGRPERDGAERTAGLFLNTLPILLDATDGTWRDVVAALYRQERDDHPHRRYPLSAIVEETGAALSTAFNYVRLRGLAGLAADGTLVDFRTWEETNFALLVNVIVGPDGDRLGLRVDCDGALVGPDQADLAVDTLLRILERIVTRPDEPVDLGFLPPAGPAGTATDAGSADLATAPAGPGGPTTADAGQPPADVVRLFAAQVARDPGATAVTHGDRRWSYGQLDRAAEQVARRLVTLGAAGSRIGIALDRSPELIATVLGVLRAGAACVPLDVSYPARRLALMVAQARPLRVVTQRRHVGLIDDASLALPVESILDPPDLDTRGGVDAPEDADRPPLPDIAPESTAYLLFTSGSTGRPKGVPMPHRALANLVRWQLGQPSGTGAPATLQFAPLSFDVSFQEIFATLCAGGRLHLVGEEDRQAPAELLRILDREEVERVFLPYVALQELARTGQALGLRPRRLRVLVSAGEQLRVTEEIRAFCAGLDGVLLENQYGPTETHVVTSHPMTGDPAGFPVLPPIGRPVDGSEALVLDARMRPVPVGVPGELYLGGICLADGYHDDPELTRRRFVDRPGGGPTARLFRTGDLARVLPDGSIVWLGRDDDQVKVRGFRVEPAEVEMAVLSLSPDDAALRQVAVVARRRGDADAFLAAFLVGDADRVDLGDLRSRLRALLPEHLVPARFEWLPELPRTASGKRDDAALRALPLAAVSRVDAAPPRDPYERHLVEILAELLHLPTVGVRDDFFDLGGTSLTAMRLIVLIEHRYDVRLPLATFVAGPTVEQLAAWLRTAGTAATPAYDPVVPIRVGGARRPIFVVHPLGGNVLCYARLGRELPDDQPLYALQAAGIEPGTEPLTSVPELARAYLAAIRRVQPDGPYTLAGWSFGGFVAFEMARQLRQGDPDAVAHLILLDPIARDFRQRPPADDHALLEWFFWELIWQERGGRAPVVGIPAELDDEAKFDFIAGRAVAAGLLPSGASTAPVRRLYRVFRANWQAILDYRPPVTDQDIVLLRASGALPDVLAPMHRAAGSRHLDATNGWADLTRGRVDVIDVPGDHLVLLEEPHVSAVAREVVAVTTGRRTTLLGGSGS